The Longimicrobiales bacterium genome has a segment encoding these proteins:
- a CDS encoding SusC/RagA family TonB-linked outer membrane protein — protein sequence MTRPTSARLTFGVALAVAALVGWSPAPVAAQTTGTLVGVVKDAASQRPLEAVQVYIGGTGIGALTNAAGRFLLLNVPAGEHALAADLVGYRSGALTVTVTAGQSSVADFGLSQTAITLNEIVVTGAGVATEKRKLGNTIATIDASALDNAPIANFSQMIAGREPGVVSLPSSGYTGEGARIRIRGSASLSQLNEPIIYVDGIRVDRSAVQSFNGQGSPSRLDDIPPESIERVEILKGAAAATLYGTEASNGVIQIFTKRGRAGAPRFTAQADWSNIVAPTNRILPVADFAESAADQARIAARWGRNVQLFEPFQEDIIPDMLGAGFGQIYSASVSGGSNAFQYFVSGRLTDEDGPFDAAKNFPVVEGIEPETDSNRRASVTSNFTIIPNSKIRIGVSTLFSDMEHHTPDNSNNIYGVFSSQLMTQLRLATPDNYYGNPAFATGRENMYQLNFVNSQHFAGSTNIGFTPTDNFRLDGTFGIDFTSDDAVSFRPYAWNVDGFSGSTPDGSRTVRENRSREITTDLKGSHTFQTNMWENTLLFGGQGFIRQRQSAGGGGRDFPGPGLETLSALASESSSESWLRVTQIGGYLQDQLGWDDWVFLTVGGRWDANSAFGEDFETAFYPKVSVSIVPSQGLDWTSETVSTFRIRSALGKSGLQPGAFDKFTTFSPQPSAEGPGVRPSNLGNSALRPEVSTEWEVGAEIGLFNDKWSVDMTYWNRKVTDALVARQFPVTGGFTSTQLDNIGEMQASGVEISLRGALIQSESLSLNVFANTAYLQETITSMGGAPALKTGGSYPRYRNYLVEGSTPGAFFGAKIADVAIPLNLDGSCTEPSLAQALAYFAGPVNPSSFKPLAIGNDGSNNTFGDPNGQFASNNCGEGLLESYLGKPSPSWAGSAGFNMSFAGNFELSTLFEYKFGHQVQDLSGMFRRSNSVIGRNTPRSAELESIMKNPASSAQARLDAAVSWAREVEGLSPMSGMNGVFDASWIQLREVSLTYRVPADIVSGWGLSTATVNLGARNLKMFMLGDYTGMDPEGNVLGRCNGGLNCNFLDSTEGWGIPIPRRLTLSTRVTF from the coding sequence GAGCATGCGCTTGCAGCTGACCTCGTAGGGTATCGCTCAGGTGCTTTGACGGTCACGGTGACCGCTGGGCAGTCTTCGGTAGCCGATTTTGGTCTAAGCCAGACCGCCATCACGCTCAACGAGATCGTCGTTACAGGTGCTGGAGTGGCTACCGAGAAGCGTAAGCTCGGTAACACGATTGCCACGATCGACGCTTCCGCCCTGGATAACGCTCCGATCGCGAACTTCAGTCAGATGATCGCGGGTCGTGAGCCTGGTGTAGTGTCGCTTCCTTCGTCCGGTTATACCGGTGAGGGTGCGCGTATCCGCATCCGTGGTTCCGCGTCGCTCTCGCAGCTCAACGAGCCGATCATCTATGTGGACGGTATCCGCGTGGATCGCTCGGCGGTGCAGTCGTTCAACGGACAGGGTTCGCCCTCCCGTCTGGACGACATTCCGCCCGAGTCGATCGAGCGGGTCGAGATCCTAAAGGGTGCTGCTGCTGCCACGTTGTACGGCACGGAAGCATCTAACGGCGTGATCCAGATCTTCACGAAGCGTGGCCGCGCAGGTGCGCCTCGCTTCACGGCTCAGGCCGACTGGTCGAACATCGTCGCACCGACGAACCGCATCCTCCCTGTTGCTGACTTTGCAGAGAGCGCGGCAGACCAGGCGCGGATTGCCGCGCGTTGGGGTCGTAACGTTCAGCTCTTCGAGCCGTTCCAGGAAGACATCATTCCTGACATGCTCGGCGCCGGTTTTGGCCAGATCTACTCGGCCTCCGTGTCGGGTGGTTCGAATGCCTTCCAGTACTTCGTGTCGGGTCGCCTGACGGATGAAGATGGTCCGTTCGACGCTGCGAAGAACTTCCCGGTCGTGGAAGGTATTGAGCCGGAGACGGATTCGAATCGTCGAGCCTCGGTCACCTCGAACTTCACGATCATCCCGAACAGCAAAATCCGGATCGGCGTCTCGACGCTCTTCTCGGACATGGAGCACCACACGCCGGACAACTCGAACAACATTTACGGTGTGTTCTCCTCGCAGCTCATGACGCAGTTGCGCCTCGCGACCCCCGACAATTACTACGGTAACCCGGCGTTTGCGACGGGTCGTGAGAACATGTACCAGCTGAACTTCGTGAACTCGCAGCACTTTGCGGGCTCGACGAACATTGGCTTCACGCCGACCGACAACTTCCGTCTCGACGGAACGTTCGGTATCGACTTCACGTCGGATGATGCTGTCTCGTTCCGTCCGTACGCGTGGAACGTCGATGGCTTCAGTGGCTCTACACCGGATGGTAGCCGGACCGTGCGGGAGAATCGTAGCCGCGAGATCACAACGGACCTGAAGGGTTCTCACACCTTCCAAACCAACATGTGGGAGAACACGCTTCTCTTCGGGGGACAGGGCTTCATCCGTCAGCGCCAGAGCGCTGGTGGTGGTGGCCGCGACTTCCCGGGCCCCGGCCTGGAGACGTTGTCCGCTCTCGCGTCGGAGAGTTCCAGTGAGAGCTGGCTCCGTGTGACGCAGATTGGTGGTTACCTGCAGGATCAGCTTGGTTGGGACGACTGGGTATTCTTGACCGTCGGTGGACGTTGGGATGCCAACTCCGCGTTCGGTGAAGACTTTGAGACGGCCTTCTACCCGAAGGTTTCCGTCTCAATCGTTCCCAGCCAGGGACTGGATTGGACGAGCGAGACCGTCTCGACGTTCCGTATCCGTTCCGCGCTGGGTAAGTCCGGCCTCCAGCCGGGCGCCTTTGATAAGTTCACCACGTTTTCGCCGCAGCCGTCGGCTGAGGGTCCTGGCGTTCGTCCCAGCAACTTGGGTAACTCCGCCCTGAGGCCTGAGGTTTCGACAGAGTGGGAAGTGGGTGCCGAGATCGGCCTCTTTAACGACAAGTGGTCGGTCGACATGACGTACTGGAACCGCAAGGTGACAGACGCTCTCGTAGCCCGTCAGTTCCCGGTAACGGGTGGGTTCACGTCGACGCAGCTGGATAACATTGGTGAGATGCAGGCTTCGGGCGTCGAGATCAGCCTGCGTGGTGCGCTGATCCAGAGTGAGAGCCTGTCCCTCAACGTGTTTGCGAACACGGCGTACCTGCAGGAAACGATCACCAGCATGGGTGGAGCACCGGCTCTTAAGACCGGTGGTTCGTACCCGCGCTACCGCAACTACCTCGTCGAAGGTTCCACACCAGGTGCGTTCTTCGGTGCCAAGATTGCGGACGTGGCGATTCCGTTGAACCTCGATGGTTCCTGCACGGAGCCGTCGCTGGCCCAGGCGCTCGCGTACTTTGCGGGCCCGGTCAACCCGAGCAGTTTCAAGCCGCTCGCGATCGGTAACGACGGATCCAACAACACGTTCGGTGATCCGAACGGTCAGTTCGCTTCAAATAACTGCGGAGAGGGCCTGCTCGAGTCGTATCTCGGCAAGCCGTCGCCTTCTTGGGCTGGTTCTGCCGGCTTCAACATGTCCTTCGCAGGCAACTTCGAATTAAGCACCTTGTTCGAGTACAAGTTTGGTCACCAGGTGCAGGATCTGTCGGGTATGTTCCGTCGGTCAAACTCCGTGATCGGCCGCAACACGCCGCGCTCGGCTGAGCTCGAGTCGATCATGAAGAACCCGGCATCGTCCGCGCAGGCCCGTCTCGACGCGGCTGTTTCGTGGGCTCGTGAAGTTGAAGGTCTGTCGCCGATGTCAGGCATGAACGGCGTCTTCGATGCCAGCTGGATCCAGTTGCGTGAGGTGTCGCTCACGTACCGGGTACCGGCCGACATCGTTTCGGGCTGGGGACTGTCCACCGCCACCGTCAACCTCGGTGCGCGGAACTTGAAGATGTTCATGCTTGGTGATTACACGGGCATGGATCCCGAGGGCAACGTCCTCGGCCGCTGCAACGGCGGACTCAACTGTAACTTCCTCGATTCGACCGAAGGGTGGGGGATCCCGATCCCACGTCGGCTGACACTTTCCACTCGCGTCACGTTCTAA